In Flavobacterium sp. CS20, a single window of DNA contains:
- a CDS encoding transposase, giving the protein MDLLAIEGVSHATILSIMVEIGPEGFIKFNSSKEFVSWLRLAPNNKISGGKVLSSKVPKGSNRLKIALRQATNSIGNLKDTHLSDFFKRVAFRKGRQATVSATARKLGVIIWNMVTKKEPYKPPKEYLFLDQKRKLGIAKRMRKQIAKFGLTNEDLGLNANICKTAT; this is encoded by the coding sequence GTGGATCTGCTTGCCATTGAAGGCGTAAGTCATGCTACAATACTTAGTATTATGGTAGAGATAGGTCCGGAAGGATTTATAAAGTTTAATTCTTCAAAAGAATTTGTCTCTTGGTTAAGACTAGCACCAAACAACAAAATATCAGGCGGTAAAGTGCTTAGTTCAAAAGTTCCTAAAGGGAGTAATAGATTAAAAATAGCATTACGACAAGCGACTAATTCTATTGGAAATTTAAAAGATACACACTTGTCTGATTTCTTTAAGCGTGTCGCATTTAGAAAAGGAAGACAAGCGACAGTAAGCGCAACAGCAAGAAAATTGGGTGTAATCATATGGAATATGGTTACAAAAAAAGAACCTTATAAACCGCCAAAAGAATATCTATTCCTCGATCAAAAAAGAAAGTTAGGCATAGCCAAAAGAATGAGGAAACAAATCGCTAAATTTGGATTAACTAATGAAGATTTAGGCTTAAATGCAAATATCTGTAAAACAGCAACTTAA